A single region of the Mycobacterium avium subsp. avium genome encodes:
- a CDS encoding virulence factor Mce family protein, producing the protein MHDRLTKIQLAIFAVITVITLTVMAVFYLRLPATFGIGTYGVSADFVAGGGLYKNANVTYRGVAVGRVESVGLSPNGVIAQMRLNSETAIPSNVTATVKSVSAVGEQYIDLVPPSAPASTKLRNGSRIERQNTRIGQDVAELLRRSETLVNSLGDTRLRELLHETFIAANGSGPELARLFESARLLVDEANANYPQVSQLIDQAGPFLEAQIRAGADIKSLSDGLARFTSEVRQADPQLRDTLATAPGATDEASTAFSGIRPSFPALAASLANLGRVGVIYHKSIEQLLVVLPALFAAITTAAGGGPQDEGAKLDFKLDLNDPPPCAVGFLPPPLMRTPADETVRELPKDMYCKTAQNDPSTVRGARNYPCQEFPGKRAPTVQLCRDPKGYVPIGRNPWRGPPVPYDTPVTNGLNVLPPNKFPYIPPDAEPDPGTPIVGPPPPGVVPGPGPLPNKQPAYAPPPPNDNGPPPPFTSWQPPGVPPVPPQLPYPKWLPPPAPPEGINPPPAGPGPEKPWGPPPGGQPQASGPAYATYDEKTGAFVDPAGGTGIFAAGATGTSGAENWVDLMRDPRPM; encoded by the coding sequence ATGCATGACAGACTGACCAAGATCCAGCTGGCGATCTTCGCCGTCATCACGGTCATCACGCTGACCGTCATGGCGGTCTTCTACCTGCGGCTGCCCGCCACGTTCGGCATCGGAACCTACGGTGTGAGCGCCGATTTCGTGGCCGGCGGCGGCCTGTACAAGAACGCCAACGTCACCTACCGCGGCGTGGCCGTGGGCCGGGTCGAGTCGGTGGGGCTGAGCCCCAACGGCGTGATCGCGCAGATGCGGCTCAACAGCGAGACGGCCATCCCGTCGAACGTCACCGCCACCGTCAAGAGCGTGTCGGCGGTGGGCGAGCAGTACATCGACCTGGTGCCCCCGAGCGCGCCGGCATCGACCAAGCTGCGCAACGGATCTCGCATCGAGCGGCAGAACACCCGGATCGGCCAGGATGTGGCCGAGCTGTTGCGGCGGTCCGAGACGCTGGTCAACAGCCTGGGCGACACCCGGCTGCGGGAGCTGCTGCACGAGACGTTCATCGCGGCCAACGGCTCGGGCCCCGAGCTGGCCCGGCTATTCGAGTCGGCCCGGCTGCTGGTGGACGAGGCCAACGCCAACTATCCGCAGGTGTCGCAGTTGATCGATCAGGCCGGCCCGTTCCTGGAGGCCCAGATCCGCGCCGGCGCCGACATCAAGTCGCTGTCCGACGGGCTGGCCCGGTTCACTTCCGAAGTGCGGCAAGCCGATCCGCAACTGCGCGACACCCTGGCGACCGCGCCCGGCGCCACCGACGAGGCCAGCACCGCGTTCTCCGGCATCCGTCCCTCCTTCCCGGCGCTGGCCGCCAGCCTGGCCAACCTGGGCCGGGTGGGCGTCATCTACCACAAGTCGATCGAGCAGCTGCTGGTCGTGCTGCCGGCGCTGTTCGCCGCGATCACCACCGCGGCCGGCGGCGGGCCGCAGGACGAGGGCGCCAAGCTGGACTTCAAGCTCGACCTCAACGACCCGCCGCCGTGCGCCGTCGGGTTCCTGCCGCCGCCGTTGATGCGCACCCCCGCCGACGAGACGGTGCGCGAGCTGCCCAAGGACATGTACTGCAAGACCGCGCAGAACGATCCGAGCACCGTGCGCGGCGCGCGCAACTACCCCTGCCAGGAATTCCCCGGCAAACGCGCCCCGACGGTGCAACTGTGCCGCGACCCGAAGGGCTATGTGCCGATCGGGCGCAACCCGTGGCGCGGCCCGCCGGTGCCCTATGACACCCCGGTCACCAACGGGCTGAACGTATTGCCGCCCAACAAGTTCCCGTACATCCCGCCGGATGCCGAGCCCGACCCCGGCACGCCGATCGTCGGGCCGCCGCCGCCGGGGGTGGTGCCCGGGCCGGGGCCGCTGCCCAACAAGCAGCCGGCCTACGCCCCGCCGCCCCCCAACGACAACGGGCCGCCGCCGCCGTTCACCTCGTGGCAGCCGCCGGGGGTGCCGCCGGTGCCGCCACAGCTGCCGTACCCCAAGTGGCTGCCGCCGCCGGCGCCGCCGGAGGGCATCAATCCGCCGCCGGCGGGTCCGGGGCCGGAGAAGCCGTGGGGGCCGCCGCCCGGCGGGCAGCCGCAGGCCAGCGGCCCGGCGTACGCCACCTATGACGAGAAGACCGGCGCGTTTGTCGATCCGGCCGGTGGCACTGGTATCTTCGCGGCCGGCGCGACCGGGACCTCCGGCGCCGAGAACTGGGTGGACCTGATGCGTGATCCAAGGCCTATGTGA
- a CDS encoding alpha,alpha-trehalose-phosphate synthase (UDP-forming), whose product MAPGGGRGSKTASYGNSDFVVVANRLPVDQERLPDGSTAWKRSPGGLVTALEPLLRRQRGAWVGWPGIVDEDVDHEDDPIVQDDLELRPVKLSADDVAEYYEGFSNATLWPLYHDVIVKPIYHREWWDRYVAVNRRFAEATSRAAARGATVWVQDYQLQLVPAMLRELRPDLTIGFFLHIPFPPVELFMQLPWRTEIVKGLLGADLVGFHLTGGAQNFLFLSRRLIGANTSRGAVGVRSRYGEVELESRVVRVGAFPISIDSTALDQTARHRDIRRRAREIRAELGNPRKVLLGVDRLDYTKGIDVRLKAFSELLAEGRAKRDDTVLVQLATPSRERVDSYQQLRNDIERQVGHINGEYGEVGHPVVHYLHRPVPRNELIAFFVAADVMLVTPLRDGMNLVAKEYVACRSDLGGALVLSEFTGAAAELRQAYLVNPHDLEGVKDTVEAALNQSVEEGRRRMRSLRRQVLAHDVDRWARSFLDALAESGPRDG is encoded by the coding sequence ATGGCTCCCGGGGGAGGGCGAGGCTCGAAGACGGCCAGCTACGGCAATTCCGACTTCGTCGTGGTCGCCAACCGGCTGCCGGTGGATCAGGAGCGACTTCCCGACGGCAGCACGGCCTGGAAGCGCAGCCCCGGCGGCTTGGTCACCGCCCTCGAACCGCTGCTGCGCCGCCAGCGCGGGGCATGGGTGGGCTGGCCCGGGATCGTCGACGAGGACGTCGACCACGAGGACGACCCGATCGTCCAGGACGACCTGGAGCTTCGGCCGGTCAAGCTGAGCGCCGACGACGTCGCCGAATACTACGAGGGCTTCTCCAACGCCACGCTGTGGCCGCTGTATCACGACGTCATCGTCAAACCGATCTACCACCGCGAATGGTGGGACCGCTACGTCGCCGTGAACCGCCGCTTCGCCGAGGCCACCTCGCGCGCCGCCGCGCGCGGCGCGACCGTGTGGGTGCAGGACTACCAGCTGCAGCTGGTGCCGGCGATGCTGCGCGAACTGCGGCCCGACCTGACCATCGGCTTCTTCCTGCACATCCCGTTCCCGCCGGTGGAGCTGTTCATGCAGCTGCCGTGGCGGACCGAGATCGTCAAGGGCCTGCTCGGCGCCGATTTGGTCGGGTTCCATCTGACCGGCGGCGCCCAGAATTTCCTGTTCCTGTCCCGGCGGTTGATCGGCGCCAACACCTCCCGCGGCGCGGTGGGGGTGCGGTCACGCTACGGCGAGGTGGAGCTGGAGTCCCGCGTGGTCCGGGTGGGCGCCTTCCCCATCTCCATCGACTCCACGGCGCTCGACCAGACGGCCCGGCACCGCGATATCCGGCGCCGCGCCCGCGAGATCCGGGCCGAGCTGGGCAACCCGCGCAAGGTGCTGCTCGGCGTCGACCGGCTGGACTACACCAAGGGCATCGACGTTCGGCTGAAAGCCTTTTCGGAGCTGCTGGCCGAGGGCCGCGCCAAGCGCGACGACACCGTGCTGGTGCAGCTGGCCACCCCGAGCCGGGAGCGGGTGGACAGTTATCAGCAGCTGCGCAACGACATCGAACGCCAGGTCGGCCACATCAACGGCGAATACGGCGAGGTCGGGCATCCGGTGGTGCACTACCTGCACCGGCCGGTCCCCCGCAACGAACTCATCGCGTTCTTCGTGGCGGCCGACGTCATGCTGGTCACGCCGCTGCGCGACGGGATGAACCTGGTCGCCAAGGAGTACGTGGCCTGTCGCAGCGACCTCGGCGGGGCGCTGGTGCTGTCCGAATTCACCGGCGCCGCAGCCGAACTCCGGCAGGCGTATCTGGTCAACCCGCACGACCTGGAGGGCGTCAAGGACACCGTCGAGGCCGCGCTCAACCAATCCGTCGAGGAGGGCCGGCGCCGGATGCGGTCGTTGCGCCGGCAGGTGCTCGCGCACGACGTCGACCGCTGGGCGCGTTCGTTCCTCGACGCGCTCGCCGAGTCGGGGCCGCGTGACGGCTGA
- a CDS encoding enoyl-CoA hydratase, protein MTLSEQAGAQPGARPAEELVTYETLDEGRIARIWLNRPDAHNAQSRGLLVQLDEAFVRAEADDAVRVVILAARGKNFSAGHDLGSELALAERQPGPGQHPTFRFNGATRDPIAEKTYLQEWHYFFQNTCRWRDLRKITIAQVQGNAISAGLMLIWACDLIVAADNAKFSDVVGVRMGMPGVEYYAHPWEFGPRKAKELLLTGDALDADEAYRLGMVSKVFPADELADKTLEFARRIAERPTMAALLIKDSVNAASDAMGFTEALRHAFHIHELGHAHWAAHNENRYPVGLPPDVEDWRNAKPTRLARRDTP, encoded by the coding sequence ATGACTCTCTCCGAACAAGCGGGGGCGCAGCCCGGCGCCCGGCCGGCCGAGGAGCTGGTGACCTACGAAACCCTCGACGAGGGCCGCATCGCGCGCATCTGGCTCAACCGGCCCGACGCCCACAACGCGCAGAGCCGCGGGTTGCTCGTTCAGCTCGACGAGGCGTTCGTGCGGGCCGAGGCCGATGACGCCGTTCGGGTGGTCATCCTGGCTGCGCGCGGCAAAAACTTCTCCGCCGGTCACGACCTGGGCTCGGAGCTGGCGCTCGCCGAACGCCAGCCCGGGCCGGGCCAGCATCCGACCTTCCGGTTCAACGGCGCCACCCGCGATCCTATCGCGGAGAAGACCTACCTGCAGGAGTGGCACTACTTCTTCCAAAACACTTGCCGCTGGCGCGATCTGCGCAAGATCACCATCGCCCAGGTGCAGGGCAACGCGATCTCGGCCGGCCTGATGCTGATCTGGGCGTGCGATCTGATCGTGGCCGCCGACAACGCCAAGTTCAGCGATGTGGTCGGCGTCCGGATGGGCATGCCGGGCGTCGAATACTACGCGCACCCTTGGGAATTCGGCCCCCGCAAGGCCAAAGAGCTGCTGCTGACCGGTGATGCGCTGGACGCCGACGAGGCCTACCGGCTGGGCATGGTGTCCAAGGTGTTCCCGGCCGACGAATTGGCCGACAAGACACTGGAATTCGCGCGCCGCATCGCCGAGCGGCCGACTATGGCCGCCCTGCTGATCAAGGACTCGGTCAACGCCGCCTCGGACGCGATGGGCTTCACGGAGGCGCTGCGGCACGCGTTCCACATCCACGAGCTGGGTCACGCGCACTGGGCGGCGCACAACGAGAACCGCTATCCGGTCGGCCTGCCGCCCGACGTCGAGGACTGGCGCAACGCCAAGCCGACCAGGCTGGCCCGCCGCGACACCCCGTAG
- a CDS encoding mammalian cell entry protein, whose protein sequence is MRWRRRLLVAAGYLLAVAFVGLSAVAGAMYWDRVQTRGEQAARAVLPGLAAKEIPEVFAYDYQTVERSLSAAYPLLTPDYRAEFQKSVNNQIIPEAKKREVVVQANVVGVGVMSAQRDSASVMVYMNRTVTDKSRQPLYDGSRLRVDFKKIGKQWLIAYITPI, encoded by the coding sequence ATGCGATGGCGGCGCCGGCTGCTCGTCGCCGCGGGTTACCTGCTGGCCGTGGCGTTCGTCGGGCTGTCCGCGGTGGCCGGCGCGATGTATTGGGACCGGGTCCAGACCCGCGGTGAGCAGGCGGCGCGCGCGGTGCTGCCCGGCCTGGCCGCCAAGGAGATCCCCGAGGTCTTCGCCTACGACTACCAGACCGTCGAGCGCAGCCTGTCGGCCGCGTACCCGTTGTTGACGCCGGACTATCGCGCCGAGTTCCAGAAGAGCGTCAACAACCAGATCATCCCCGAGGCCAAGAAGCGCGAAGTGGTGGTGCAGGCCAACGTCGTCGGCGTGGGAGTCATGTCTGCCCAACGGGATTCGGCGTCGGTGATGGTGTACATGAACCGGACGGTGACCGACAAGTCCCGCCAGCCGCTCTACGACGGCAGCCGGCTGCGGGTGGACTTCAAAAAGATCGGCAAGCAGTGGCTGATCGCCTACATCACGCCGATCTAG
- a CDS encoding SDR family oxidoreductase → MQLSFQDRTYLITGGGSGIGKGVAAGLVSAGASVMIVGRNPDRLAGAVEEIAPLADRAGNGGAIRYEPTDVTNEDEVVRAVDAATAWHGRLHGAVHCAGGSLTVGPITHTDSEAWRNTVDLNVNGTMYVLKHVGRELVRGGGGSFIGISSIAASNTHRWFGPYGVTKSAIDHMMMLAADELGESWVRVNSIRPGLIRTDLVDASVIQSPEISADYAQCTPLARVGEVEDVANLAMFLLSDAAGWITGQCINVDGGHMLRRGPDYSSMMVQMFGQDALRGVV, encoded by the coding sequence GTGCAGCTTTCCTTCCAAGACCGGACCTATCTCATCACCGGCGGCGGCAGCGGGATCGGCAAGGGCGTGGCCGCGGGCCTGGTCTCGGCCGGGGCGTCCGTGATGATCGTCGGCCGCAACCCGGACCGGCTGGCCGGCGCCGTCGAGGAGATCGCACCGCTGGCCGACCGCGCCGGGAACGGCGGGGCGATCCGCTACGAGCCCACGGACGTCACCAACGAGGACGAGGTGGTCCGCGCGGTCGACGCCGCGACGGCATGGCACGGCCGGCTGCACGGGGCCGTGCACTGCGCCGGAGGCTCGTTGACGGTCGGGCCGATCACCCACACCGACTCGGAGGCATGGCGAAACACCGTCGACCTCAACGTCAACGGCACCATGTACGTGCTCAAGCACGTCGGGCGCGAACTGGTGCGCGGGGGCGGCGGCTCGTTCATCGGGATCTCCTCGATCGCCGCCAGCAACACCCACCGCTGGTTCGGGCCCTACGGCGTCACCAAGTCGGCCATCGACCACATGATGATGCTGGCCGCCGACGAACTCGGGGAGTCGTGGGTGCGGGTCAACAGCATCCGCCCGGGCCTGATCCGCACGGATCTCGTTGACGCCAGCGTGATTCAGTCGCCGGAGATCAGCGCGGACTACGCCCAGTGCACGCCGCTGGCCCGCGTGGGCGAGGTCGAGGACGTCGCCAACCTGGCGATGTTTCTGCTCAGCGACGCCGCCGGCTGGATCACCGGCCAGTGCATCAACGTCGACGGCGGCCACATGTTGCGTCGCGGCCCCGACTACTCGTCGATGATGGTGCAGATGTTCGGCCAGGACGCGCTGCGCGGCGTGGTCTGA
- a CDS encoding virulence factor Mce family protein → MMQRLAGSRGLRYTTIIALVAVLVGGVYVLTSQAKTRKIVGYFTSAVGLYPGDQVRVLGVPVGTIDTIDPRPTDVKITMSVSQDVKVPKDAKAIIMSPNLVAARFIQLTPAYTGGPVLADGASIGLDRTAVPVEWDEVKQSLTQLAVQLGPTAGSMQGPLGAAINQAADTFDGKGESFHSALRELSQAAGRLGDSRGDIFGTVKNLQILVNALSSSNEQIVQFAGNVASVSQVLADSSRHLDTTLGTLNKALSDIRGFLHENNSTIVDTVNNLNDFAKTLSDQSDNIEQVLHVAGPGIANFYNIYDPAQGTLNGLLSIPEFANPVQFICGGSFETAGGPRAPDYYKRAELCRERLGPVLRRLTVNYPPLMFHPLNTITAYKGQIIYDTPETQAKSATPVPQLTWIPAKGAQTPPAVQNPADLQALLVPTAPQSGPAPAGGAPAPGPAPGSAFGPRPGPPPGQAPGGLGADLGGGG, encoded by the coding sequence ATGATGCAGCGGTTGGCCGGCAGCAGGGGGCTGCGCTACACCACCATCATCGCGCTGGTCGCGGTGTTGGTGGGTGGCGTGTATGTGCTGACGTCGCAAGCGAAAACGCGCAAGATCGTCGGCTACTTCACCTCGGCGGTCGGGTTGTATCCCGGCGACCAGGTGCGCGTCCTCGGCGTCCCGGTCGGCACCATCGACACGATCGACCCGCGGCCCACCGACGTCAAGATCACCATGTCGGTGTCCCAGGACGTCAAGGTGCCCAAGGACGCCAAGGCCATCATCATGTCGCCAAACCTGGTGGCGGCCAGGTTCATTCAGTTGACGCCGGCCTACACCGGGGGGCCGGTGCTGGCCGACGGCGCCAGCATCGGCCTGGACCGCACCGCCGTCCCGGTGGAGTGGGACGAGGTCAAACAGTCGCTGACCCAGCTGGCCGTCCAACTCGGACCGACGGCCGGATCGATGCAGGGACCGTTGGGCGCGGCGATCAACCAGGCCGCGGACACCTTCGACGGCAAGGGCGAGTCGTTCCACAGCGCGCTGCGTGAACTCTCGCAAGCCGCTGGGCGGCTTGGGGATTCGCGCGGCGACATCTTCGGCACGGTGAAGAACCTGCAGATACTGGTCAACGCGCTGTCGTCCAGCAACGAACAGATCGTCCAGTTCGCCGGCAACGTCGCCTCGGTGTCGCAGGTGCTCGCCGACAGCTCGCGGCACCTGGACACCACCCTGGGCACCCTCAACAAGGCGCTGTCGGACATCCGCGGGTTCCTGCACGAGAACAACTCGACCATCGTCGATACGGTCAACAACCTCAACGACTTCGCCAAGACGCTCAGCGACCAGAGCGACAACATCGAGCAGGTGCTGCACGTCGCGGGTCCGGGTATCGCCAACTTCTACAACATCTACGACCCCGCGCAGGGCACGCTCAACGGGCTGCTGTCCATCCCGGAATTCGCCAACCCGGTTCAGTTCATCTGCGGTGGGTCCTTCGAGACGGCCGGCGGCCCCCGGGCGCCGGACTACTACAAGCGCGCCGAACTGTGCCGCGAGCGGTTGGGGCCGGTGCTGCGCCGGCTCACGGTGAACTATCCGCCGCTGATGTTCCACCCGCTCAACACGATCACCGCCTACAAGGGGCAGATCATCTACGACACCCCGGAGACCCAGGCCAAGTCGGCGACCCCGGTGCCGCAGCTGACCTGGATTCCCGCCAAGGGCGCCCAGACCCCGCCGGCCGTGCAGAACCCGGCGGACCTGCAGGCCCTGCTGGTGCCGACGGCCCCGCAATCCGGTCCGGCGCCGGCCGGCGGCGCTCCAGCCCCGGGCCCCGCCCCGGGCAGCGCGTTCGGCCCGCGGCCCGGCCCGCCGCCGGGCCAGGCGCCCGGCGGGCTGGGCGCCGACTTGGGCGGTGGCGGATGA
- a CDS encoding SDR family NAD(P)-dependent oxidoreductase has protein sequence MKRLEGKRILVTGAASGIGQATALRLLDEGAAVAASDVAVDGLERTRDRAAQAGTAERLVTVTMDVGREDAVVDGVRVAVEQLGGLDSLVNAAGMLRAAHTHQTSLQLWNQIIGVNLTGTFLVVREALPALLDNARSAVVNFSSTSASFAHPYMAAYAASKGGIQAFTHSLALEYARRGLRAVCVAPGSIKSGITDATGGYIPEDADWSLFSRLLPVLPTTVESSGTGMAEPTAVAGVIAMLVSDDGAFITGTEIRIDGGTHA, from the coding sequence ATGAAAAGGCTTGAGGGCAAACGGATTCTGGTGACCGGCGCCGCGTCGGGCATCGGCCAGGCGACCGCGCTGCGGTTGCTGGACGAGGGCGCCGCGGTGGCCGCCTCCGACGTCGCCGTCGACGGGCTGGAGCGGACCCGCGACCGGGCGGCGCAGGCCGGCACCGCCGAGCGGCTGGTCACCGTGACCATGGACGTGGGCCGCGAGGACGCGGTGGTCGACGGCGTGCGCGTCGCCGTCGAGCAGCTGGGCGGCCTGGATTCGCTGGTCAACGCCGCCGGCATGCTGCGCGCCGCGCACACCCACCAGACCAGCCTGCAGCTGTGGAACCAGATCATCGGCGTCAACCTGACCGGGACCTTCCTGGTGGTCCGGGAGGCGCTGCCGGCGCTGCTGGACAACGCGCGCAGCGCGGTGGTGAACTTCAGCTCCACGTCGGCCTCGTTCGCCCACCCCTATATGGCTGCCTACGCCGCGAGCAAGGGCGGCATCCAGGCCTTCACCCACTCGCTGGCGCTGGAATACGCGCGCCGGGGCCTGCGCGCGGTGTGCGTGGCGCCGGGCAGCATCAAGTCCGGCATCACCGACGCCACCGGCGGCTACATCCCCGAAGACGCCGACTGGTCGCTGTTTTCGCGGTTGCTGCCGGTGCTGCCGACCACGGTGGAATCCAGCGGCACGGGGATGGCCGAGCCCACCGCCGTCGCCGGGGTGATCGCCATGCTGGTGTCCGACGACGGCGCGTTCATCACCGGCACCGAGATCCGCATCGACGGCGGAACCCACGCCTGA
- a CDS encoding MCE family protein, with protein sequence MSRMWLRAGGLATGSMLLAGCQFGGLNSLAMPGTAGHGSGAYSITVELPDVATLPQNSPVMVDDVTVGSVAGISAEQRSDGSFYAAVKLALDKNVVLPANSTATVAQTSLLGSMHIDLNRPKDRPAVGRLTDGSKIAEANTGRYPTTEEVLSALGVVVNKGNVGALEEITDETYRAVAGRQDQFVDLVPRLAELTSGLNRQVNDIIDAVDGLNRFSASLARDKDNLGRALDTLPEAIRVLNKNRDHIVEAFSALHKLADVTSHILAKTKVDFAADLKDLYAAVKALNDNRRNFVTSLQLLLTFPFPNFGIKQAVRGDYLNVFTTFDLTLRRLGETFFTTAYFDPNMAHMNEILNPPDFLVGEMANLSGQAADPFKIPPGTASGQ encoded by the coding sequence ATGAGCCGAATGTGGTTGCGCGCCGGCGGATTGGCGACGGGCAGCATGCTGCTGGCCGGCTGCCAGTTCGGCGGGCTGAACTCGCTGGCGATGCCCGGCACCGCCGGTCACGGCAGCGGCGCCTACTCGATCACCGTCGAACTGCCGGACGTGGCGACGCTGCCGCAGAACTCCCCGGTGATGGTGGACGACGTCACCGTCGGCAGCGTCGCCGGTATTTCAGCCGAACAGCGCTCCGACGGATCGTTCTATGCGGCAGTGAAATTGGCGCTGGACAAGAACGTGGTGCTGCCGGCCAACTCGACCGCGACGGTCGCCCAGACCTCGCTGCTCGGCTCGATGCACATCGACCTGAACCGCCCCAAGGACAGGCCGGCCGTCGGCCGGCTGACCGACGGGTCGAAGATCGCCGAGGCCAACACCGGTCGCTACCCCACCACCGAAGAGGTGCTCTCGGCGCTCGGTGTCGTGGTGAACAAGGGCAATGTCGGTGCGCTGGAAGAGATCACCGACGAGACCTACCGGGCCGTCGCGGGCCGCCAGGACCAGTTCGTCGACCTGGTGCCCAGGCTGGCCGAGCTGACCTCGGGGCTCAACCGTCAGGTGAACGACATCATCGACGCGGTCGACGGATTGAACCGGTTCTCGGCGAGCCTGGCCCGCGACAAGGACAACCTGGGGCGGGCGCTGGACACGCTGCCTGAGGCGATCCGGGTGCTCAACAAAAACCGGGACCACATCGTCGAGGCGTTCAGCGCGCTGCACAAACTGGCCGACGTCACCTCGCACATCCTGGCCAAGACCAAGGTGGACTTCGCCGCCGACCTCAAGGACCTGTACGCCGCCGTCAAGGCCCTCAACGACAACCGCCGCAATTTCGTCACCTCGCTGCAGTTGTTGCTGACCTTCCCGTTCCCCAACTTCGGCATCAAGCAGGCGGTGCGCGGTGACTACCTCAACGTGTTCACCACCTTCGACCTCACCTTGCGCCGGCTCGGCGAAACCTTCTTCACCACGGCGTATTTCGACCCGAACATGGCCCACATGAACGAGATCCTCAACCCGCCCGACTTCCTGGTCGGCGAGATGGCCAACCTGTCCGGACAGGCGGCCGACCCGTTCAAGATTCCGCCCGGCACGGCTTCGGGACAGTAA
- a CDS encoding ABC transporter permease: MNGQVGWLGLATSLILVAFAGAISLWRRLGLERQLLWAASRALVQLLLVGGALTLLFEPGRSLWWSWAWVAGMVGYAGDVARRRAPEVPRFAPLAVAAFAAAAVVTLGVLFGLRVFPLQGRTLVPVAGMMIGNSMTAMVLVARRLVDELRDKRDEVEARLALGQPSGQAASPYLRIALRSAISPQIETTKATGLVFLPGAMTGLILAGVPPLQAVLVQAVVMFLILGSVAATTVVVALGIVRLVFTRDHRLRPLDQRPPD, translated from the coding sequence ATGAACGGCCAGGTCGGCTGGCTGGGCCTGGCGACGTCGCTGATCCTGGTGGCGTTCGCGGGCGCGATCTCGCTGTGGCGGCGGTTGGGCCTGGAGCGCCAGCTGCTGTGGGCGGCCTCCCGCGCGTTGGTGCAGCTGCTGCTGGTGGGCGGCGCGCTGACGCTGCTGTTCGAGCCGGGCCGGTCGCTGTGGTGGTCGTGGGCCTGGGTCGCGGGGATGGTCGGCTACGCCGGGGACGTGGCCCGGCGGCGGGCGCCCGAGGTGCCGCGGTTCGCCCCGCTGGCGGTGGCGGCGTTCGCCGCCGCCGCGGTGGTGACGCTCGGGGTGCTCTTCGGGCTGCGGGTGTTCCCGCTGCAGGGGCGCACCCTGGTGCCGGTGGCGGGGATGATGATCGGCAATTCGATGACCGCCATGGTGCTGGTGGCCCGGCGGTTGGTCGACGAGCTGCGCGACAAGCGCGACGAGGTCGAGGCCAGGCTGGCACTGGGGCAGCCGTCGGGCCAGGCCGCCTCCCCCTACCTGCGGATCGCGTTGCGGTCGGCGATATCCCCGCAGATCGAGACGACCAAGGCCACCGGCCTGGTGTTCCTGCCGGGCGCGATGACCGGGCTCATCCTGGCCGGCGTGCCGCCGCTGCAGGCGGTGCTGGTGCAGGCCGTGGTGATGTTCTTGATCCTGGGTTCGGTCGCGGCCACCACGGTGGTCGTCGCGCTCGGCATCGTCCGGCTGGTGTTCACCCGCGACCATCGGCTGCGGCCGCTGGATCAGCGGCCGCCGGATTGA
- a CDS encoding phosphate ABC transporter ATP-binding protein has translation MQGFAAPRAKTRSAGAAVLQDERVTAEEPVFEFVDVVVERRGLRALDGLTAAIPGRGVTAVFGPSGSGKSTLLRLCNRLELPTSGRVSFYGSDIAGLDPLWLRRRVGMCFQRPTPFPGTVADNLRVADPDADEARMRETLDRVALTGAWLDRDVLALSGGEAQRVCLARTLMARPQVLLLDEPTSAVDAEAAEVIERAVRELAADGTPALWVTHDAAQVTRAADRVLRLERGRSLGLSQVGGGPDDGAVPR, from the coding sequence TTGCAGGGATTCGCCGCGCCGCGCGCGAAGACACGGTCGGCCGGCGCCGCGGTGTTGCAGGATGAGCGGGTGACCGCTGAGGAGCCGGTGTTCGAGTTCGTCGACGTCGTCGTCGAACGGCGCGGGCTGCGGGCGCTGGACGGGCTGACCGCCGCGATTCCCGGGCGCGGGGTGACGGCGGTGTTCGGGCCGTCGGGATCGGGCAAATCGACCCTGCTGCGGTTGTGCAACCGGCTGGAGCTGCCGACCAGCGGGCGGGTGTCCTTCTACGGCTCCGACATCGCCGGGCTGGACCCGCTGTGGCTGCGGCGCCGGGTCGGCATGTGTTTCCAGCGCCCGACCCCGTTCCCGGGCACCGTCGCGGACAACCTGCGGGTGGCCGACCCGGACGCCGACGAGGCGCGCATGCGCGAGACGCTGGACCGGGTGGCGCTTACCGGTGCGTGGTTGGACCGCGACGTGCTCGCCCTGTCCGGCGGCGAGGCGCAGCGGGTGTGCCTGGCCCGCACGCTGATGGCCCGCCCACAGGTGTTGCTGCTGGACGAACCCACCTCCGCCGTCGACGCCGAAGCGGCCGAAGTCATCGAGCGGGCGGTGCGGGAGCTGGCCGCCGACGGCACGCCGGCGCTGTGGGTGACCCATGACGCGGCGCAGGTGACGCGGGCGGCCGACCGGGTGCTGCGGCTGGAGCGCGGCCGCAGCCTGGGGCTCAGCCAAGTCGGCGGCGGGCCCGACGACGGCGCGGTGCCGCGATGA